In Caldanaerovirga acetigignens, the following are encoded in one genomic region:
- a CDS encoding permease codes for MKNIRAYILFFTVAAVDFAIVVFNRELGLKIISNTWNNFLQMTGVIPPIFLLLGLLDAWVPRETVVKFMGERSGAKGVLLSIFLGAAAAGPLYGAFPVAGVMIKKGVKFSNILIFLGAWSTLKIPMFLFEVSSMGHKFAITRWLVNLFGIITMAYLIEFLMTRKEIEEIYKKHVSDF; via the coding sequence GTGAAAAACATAAGGGCTTATATTCTTTTTTTTACAGTAGCTGCTGTTGATTTCGCTATTGTTGTTTTCAATAGAGAGTTAGGCCTGAAAATAATTTCCAATACTTGGAATAATTTTCTCCAGATGACCGGCGTAATACCCCCCATATTCTTGCTCTTAGGACTATTGGATGCCTGGGTGCCCCGGGAGACGGTAGTAAAATTTATGGGGGAAAGGTCTGGCGCAAAAGGGGTGCTCCTCAGCATTTTTCTAGGGGCGGCTGCGGCAGGCCCCCTTTACGGAGCCTTTCCCGTTGCCGGCGTGATGATAAAAAAGGGTGTTAAGTTCTCAAATATACTTATATTTCTAGGAGCGTGGTCCACTTTGAAAATACCTATGTTTCTTTTTGAGGTATCTTCAATGGGTCATAAATTTGCTATAACCCGGTGGTTAGTCAACTTGTTCGGCATAATAACGATGGCATACCTAATAGAATTTCTCATGACCCGTAAGGAAATAGAGGAAATATATAAAAAACACGTAAGCGATTTTTAA
- a CDS encoding anaerobic ribonucleoside-triphosphate reductase activating protein: protein MPLIYDFMPVSLSDYPGVVACTVFLPGCNFRCPYCHNGPLVKQCIGGKVSESILFEYLEKRRNLVDGVCITGGEPTLWSDLGEFLKELKNRGLKVKLDTNGSQPEIVKELIQKGLVDYVAVDIKASPEKYSLFTKYKEHIEGVLKTVELVKTSSVDYEFRTTVHERILSLEDIKAIARWLSGAKRYVLQGYRYSEGVIDPEFCGKKPCDKAFLERAKEEISEYFGEIVIRS from the coding sequence ATGCCGTTAATATATGATTTCATGCCAGTATCCCTTTCAGATTACCCGGGTGTTGTGGCATGCACCGTATTTCTGCCCGGGTGCAATTTCAGGTGTCCCTACTGTCACAATGGCCCGCTGGTTAAGCAATGCATCGGAGGAAAAGTTTCTGAGAGCATTCTTTTTGAATATCTTGAAAAAAGGAGAAATCTCGTCGACGGAGTGTGCATAACCGGCGGCGAGCCCACTTTGTGGAGCGACTTGGGAGAATTTCTGAAAGAGTTAAAAAATAGGGGATTAAAAGTAAAGCTCGACACTAACGGCTCGCAGCCAGAAATTGTAAAAGAGCTTATTCAAAAAGGTCTTGTCGACTATGTGGCAGTTGATATAAAGGCTTCGCCGGAAAAGTATAGCCTCTTTACTAAGTACAAGGAGCACATTGAAGGGGTTTTAAAGACTGTGGAGCTTGTCAAAACTTCTTCGGTGGATTACGAATTTAGGACGACCGTCCACGAAAGAATCCTTTCGTTAGAAGATATAAAAGCTATTGCACGCTGGCTCTCAGGGGCAAAGAGGTACGTGCTGCAAGGGTACAGGTACTCTGAAGGAGTGATTGACCCTGAATTTTGCGGTAAAAAACCGTGCGATAAAGCTTTTCTTGAGAGAGCAAAAGAGGAAATATCAGAGTATTTCGGTGAGATTGTTATCAGAAGTTAG
- a CDS encoding YkoF family thiamine/hydroxymethylpyrimidine-binding protein, with protein MITCQVSLLPLGREDYEKVVFRVLDQLKGFNVEMELTPLSTIIRGEDEEVWKAVRALFEEGLKEGGKVIYTITMTNRGGR; from the coding sequence GTGATTACGTGTCAGGTTTCCCTTTTACCTTTAGGGAGGGAAGATTACGAAAAAGTAGTGTTTAGAGTCCTTGACCAGCTCAAAGGTTTTAATGTTGAAATGGAGCTTACGCCTTTGAGCACTATAATCAGGGGTGAAGACGAAGAGGTATGGAAGGCGGTTCGGGCTCTCTTCGAAGAAGGACTAAAAGAGGGCGGCAAGGTCATATATACCATTACTATGACCAACCGGGGCGGGCGATGA
- a CDS encoding PadR family transcriptional regulator yields MCNCHKAHHFRYLKEGCPGFRMEKFVQPCMLLLLYEKPAHGYELMERLQRCGFSGNVDPGVVYRNLRKMEEEGWVKSEWESSESGPARRRYIITPEGKDAIHGFAIHVRYQMERLKGFLDKYEKIFGNGEGNAN; encoded by the coding sequence ATGTGCAACTGCCATAAAGCCCACCATTTTCGCTACTTAAAGGAAGGCTGTCCGGGCTTCAGAATGGAAAAATTCGTTCAGCCGTGCATGTTGCTTTTGCTTTACGAGAAACCCGCCCATGGCTATGAACTGATGGAAAGGCTCCAGCGGTGTGGTTTTTCAGGGAATGTTGATCCGGGAGTAGTGTACAGGAACCTGCGAAAGATGGAGGAAGAGGGGTGGGTCAAGTCGGAATGGGAAAGCAGCGAATCGGGGCCCGCAAGAAGGCGTTACATCATTACGCCTGAGGGGAAGGATGCCATTCACGGCTTTGCCATCCATGTCAGATATCAGATGGAGAGGTTAAAGGGTTTTCTCGATAAATACGAAAAAATTTTCGGAAACGGTGAGGGTAATGCTAACTGA
- a CDS encoding ribonucleoside triphosphate reductase, translated as MLTHIIKRDGSIQEFDRTKIENAIFKAAKAVGGSDRNIAKRLTDEVVKILEEIYVDSVPSVENVQDVVEKVLIENGHARTAKAYILYRKQHQDMREFRKVFLDIEETVDNYIGKNDWRIKENSNMGFSLQGLNNHISSAVISKYWLSKIYPEEVRNAHLTGDFHIHDLGLLSVYCCGWDLRDLLLSGFTGVKGKVASKPPKHFRSALGQIVNFFYTLQGEAAGAQALSNFDTYLAPFIYYDGLSYREVKQAMQEFIFNLNVPTRVGFQTPFVNITLDLVPPEIIAKEPAIVGGKLMDKTYREFQKEMDMLNMAFAEVMMEGDANGRIFTFPIPTYNITKEFDWDSPVVDKIMEMTSKYGLPYYSNFINSDMKPEDVRSMCCRLRLDNRELRKRGGGLFGANPLTGSIGVVTINMPRIGYLSKSEDEFFERLSRLMDIAKTSLEIKRKVLERMTREGLYPYARFYLRDVYDRFGAYWQNHFNTIGLVGMNEALENFMGCGIEDPEGRNFALKVLDFMRERLTEYQEEAGELYNLEATPAEGASYRLAKKDRELFGEKIITCGKDEPYYTNSTQLPVDFTDDIFAALDHQEELQCKYTGGTVFHIFLGEKIDKTTCKALVKKIAENYRLPYYTLTPTFSVCEDHGYITGEHFECPSCGKECEVYSRIVGYYRPVQCWNNGKRAEFADRREYKVYAVNI; from the coding sequence ATGTTGACACATATAATTAAAAGGGATGGAAGCATCCAGGAATTCGACAGGACCAAGATAGAAAATGCTATTTTTAAGGCAGCAAAGGCGGTAGGAGGAAGCGACAGGAACATTGCAAAGCGCCTAACCGATGAGGTTGTGAAAATTTTGGAAGAAATTTATGTCGATTCAGTTCCATCAGTAGAAAATGTGCAGGACGTTGTGGAGAAGGTGCTCATAGAAAACGGCCATGCAAGGACGGCAAAGGCCTACATCCTCTACCGCAAGCAGCACCAAGACATGAGGGAATTTCGAAAGGTATTTTTGGACATAGAGGAAACCGTCGACAATTACATAGGTAAAAACGACTGGAGAATAAAAGAAAACAGCAACATGGGATTTTCGCTCCAAGGGCTCAACAACCACATATCTAGCGCGGTTATTTCTAAATACTGGCTGAGCAAAATCTACCCTGAAGAGGTAAGAAATGCCCACCTGACTGGAGATTTTCACATCCACGATTTGGGACTCCTGTCGGTTTACTGCTGCGGCTGGGACCTTAGAGATTTACTTCTTTCCGGTTTTACCGGGGTAAAGGGGAAAGTGGCCAGCAAACCCCCGAAGCACTTCAGGTCAGCCTTAGGACAGATAGTAAACTTCTTTTATACCTTGCAGGGTGAAGCCGCAGGAGCCCAAGCCTTAAGCAATTTCGATACATATCTTGCGCCTTTCATATACTACGACGGCCTGAGCTACAGGGAAGTAAAGCAGGCCATGCAGGAATTCATATTTAATTTGAACGTGCCGACAAGGGTGGGTTTTCAGACGCCTTTCGTAAATATAACTTTAGACCTGGTGCCACCAGAAATTATTGCCAAAGAGCCTGCCATAGTCGGTGGAAAGTTAATGGATAAGACTTATAGAGAATTTCAAAAAGAAATGGATATGCTCAACATGGCTTTTGCAGAAGTGATGATGGAGGGAGACGCCAACGGCCGGATTTTTACCTTCCCCATACCCACTTACAACATAACGAAGGAGTTTGATTGGGATAGTCCCGTCGTCGATAAAATAATGGAGATGACGTCAAAATATGGACTTCCTTACTACTCAAATTTCATAAATAGCGATATGAAGCCTGAAGATGTAAGATCGATGTGCTGCCGGTTGAGGCTGGACAATAGGGAGCTCAGAAAGCGAGGCGGAGGGCTTTTCGGAGCAAATCCTCTCACGGGGTCCATAGGTGTCGTAACCATCAACATGCCCCGCATAGGTTACCTTTCAAAATCTGAAGACGAATTTTTCGAGAGGCTTTCCCGCCTTATGGATATAGCAAAAACCAGTCTGGAGATTAAGCGAAAGGTATTAGAGCGTATGACCAGAGAAGGGCTTTATCCTTATGCCAGATTCTACCTAAGGGACGTATACGACAGATTCGGTGCGTACTGGCAGAACCACTTTAACACCATCGGTCTTGTTGGAATGAACGAAGCACTGGAAAATTTCATGGGATGCGGCATCGAAGACCCGGAGGGGAGGAACTTTGCGCTGAAAGTTCTCGATTTTATGAGAGAAAGGCTCACGGAGTATCAAGAAGAGGCGGGGGAACTTTACAACCTGGAGGCAACTCCTGCGGAAGGCGCTTCTTACAGGCTTGCCAAAAAAGACAGGGAACTTTTCGGAGAAAAAATCATAACCTGCGGCAAAGACGAACCGTATTACACCAATTCTACCCAGCTTCCTGTAGATTTTACCGATGATATTTTTGCGGCTTTGGATCATCAGGAAGAGCTGCAGTGTAAGTACACCGGCGGCACAGTATTTCATATATTCCTGGGGGAAAAAATCGACAAGACCACCTGCAAGGCTTTGGTGAAAAAAATCGCTGAGAACTACCGGCTACCTTACTACACTTTGACTCCAACGTTTTCCGTTTGCGAAGACCACGGTTATATCACCGGGGAGCATTTTGAGTGCCCGTCCTGCGGCAAGGAATGCGAGGTATACAGCAGGATAGTGGGTTACTATAGGCCGGTGCAGTGCTGGAACAACGGCAAGAGAGCTGAATTTGCAGACAGAAGGGAATACAAGGTGTATGCCGTTAATATATGA
- a CDS encoding ECF transporter S component — protein sequence MKSKNLVIGALLTSLALVIPIYFGGYLRIYIPPFSATLASHVPVMLAFLVSPLVAVMVGLGSTIGFLVMLGPVIAARAFIHVIFGYVGAKLIDKGYTFEKALLLTAPLHALGESLVVLPFGFPLYTALVLVGIGTLLHHFADSIISVILARTVLSGIMIKIKN from the coding sequence ATGAAGTCAAAAAATCTTGTCATTGGAGCGCTCCTCACTTCACTTGCCCTTGTAATACCGATATACTTCGGCGGCTATCTTCGAATATACATCCCCCCATTTTCAGCCACTTTAGCTTCCCACGTTCCCGTCATGCTCGCCTTTTTGGTAAGCCCGCTTGTGGCTGTTATGGTTGGGCTCGGTTCTACGATCGGATTTTTGGTCATGCTAGGACCGGTAATTGCTGCTAGAGCCTTCATCCATGTAATATTCGGTTATGTGGGAGCGAAGTTAATAGATAAGGGTTATACTTTTGAAAAAGCGCTTTTGCTTACAGCCCCACTTCACGCCCTTGGAGAATCCCTTGTAGTACTGCCTTTTGGTTTTCCTTTATATACAGCACTGGTTCTAGTAGGAATCGGGACTCTCCTCCATCACTTCGCGGATAGCATTATTTCTGTGATTTTAGCACGGACTGTGCTATCTGGCATTATGATTAAAATAAAAAATTGA
- a CDS encoding permease produces the protein MFTASIYVIAIIAFLVSLAKDVNKTRVALIKSWKSFSNIFPPLLTVLSLVGLALTVLNPGLISKIIGAETGIKGMIITSVIGAITLIPGFVAFPLAASLLEKGAGIMQLAVFISTLMMVGFATLPLEISYFGRKVAFLRNGLAFIFSFFVAFIIGMVVS, from the coding sequence GTGTTTACGGCATCCATTTATGTAATTGCTATAATTGCCTTTCTCGTTTCACTAGCTAAAGATGTGAATAAAACCAGGGTGGCTCTCATCAAATCATGGAAGTCTTTCTCTAATATATTTCCGCCCTTGTTGACCGTTCTGTCTCTTGTGGGATTGGCATTGACAGTTTTAAATCCAGGTTTAATTTCAAAAATTATAGGAGCAGAAACCGGTATAAAGGGAATGATTATTACGTCCGTCATAGGAGCTATAACTTTAATCCCGGGTTTTGTGGCATTCCCCCTGGCTGCGTCGCTTTTGGAAAAAGGAGCCGGTATAATGCAGCTTGCTGTATTTATTTCGACACTTATGATGGTTGGGTTTGCGACACTCCCTCTTGAAATTAGCTATTTTGGCCGGAAGGTAGCCTTTTTGCGAAACGGCCTTGCTTTTATATTTTCATTTTTCGTAGCTTTTATCATAGGGATGGTGGTATCGTGA
- a CDS encoding transcription repressor NadR produces the protein MNAEERREKIVEVLKSSKKPISGSELAKMFNVTRQIIVQDIAILRAAGKEILATSQGYAIMEPLDLVTKKVACRHGRKETRDELMIFVESGCRVLDVIVEHPIYGEIHGMLMLNNSRDVEEFIKKMSENNASLLSELTQGVHLHTVQAINEDSIKKACEALKKRGILLS, from the coding sequence ATGAACGCCGAAGAAAGACGGGAAAAAATTGTCGAAGTATTAAAATCCTCGAAAAAGCCCATATCCGGCAGCGAACTTGCCAAAATGTTTAACGTCACCCGCCAGATTATCGTCCAGGACATTGCAATCCTTCGGGCCGCAGGAAAGGAGATTCTAGCTACGTCTCAAGGGTACGCGATTATGGAACCTTTAGATTTGGTCACGAAAAAAGTTGCATGTCGCCACGGCAGAAAAGAGACAAGAGATGAACTCATGATTTTCGTTGAATCGGGCTGCAGGGTTCTCGACGTAATAGTCGAACATCCAATCTATGGCGAAATACACGGAATGCTGATGCTCAACAATTCCAGAGACGTGGAAGAGTTCATTAAAAAAATGTCCGAAAACAATGCTTCTCTCCTTTCCGAGCTGACCCAGGGAGTTCACCTTCATACCGTCCAGGCGATAAACGAGGATTCCATAAAAAAGGCCTGCGAGGCTTTGAAGAAAAGAGGAATACTGCTCAGTTGA